In the genome of Paenibacillus pabuli, the window CGGGCGGCAAACGTGCCATTACACTTGAAGTAAGCGGTCCGTTCCATTCTTCCTTAATGAAGGATGCGGCAGAGAAGCTGGCTGAGAAACTGCAAACTGTTTCGTTCTCATCTGGGTTGATCCCTGTAGTCGCGAATGTGACTGCAAGACCTGTAGAGGACGGTAAGGTTCAGGAATTATTGACGGCTCAGGTCTATTCTCCGGTTTTATGGGAAGACAGTGTGACATGGCTAATTGAGCAAGGTGTGGATACCTTTATCGAGATTGGTTCTGGCAGTGTGTTAACAGGTTTGATTAAAAAAACAGATAAAACCGTTAAACTGTACAATGTAAACAGTCTTGAGACGCTCGAAGCAACGGCAAGTGAATTAGAAGGAGTTATATGAGTTAAACTAAACTTTTTACACGAGAACGGAGAGGACAGAAAAAAACTGAAGAAGCGGAGCGTTCGCCTTTATCACCGGATTTTCCCTTTAGAAAAGGGATTCAAAAAATCTGGGGATAACAGCGATCGGAAGTTTATTCTGTCATCGGAGTAGCAAGTGTAAACATTCTTTGGTTGAACTGATGTAGATTTGGGGAAAGGAGGAATGATTATGTCTAAACCATTACAAGGCAAAAATGCGCTCGTTACCGGTGCATCCCGTGGTATTGGGCGCAGTATTGCGCTCGCTTTGGCCGAGGCTGGCGCCAACGTGGCTGTGAATTATGCGGGCAGCCAAGCGGCAGCTGAGGAAGTAGCGGAAGCGATTCGCGCCAAAGGAGTTCAGGCCATTACGATTCAAGCGAATGTGGGCCAGATGGACGAAGCTGAGCAAATGGTCAAAGCTACGATTGAAGCGTGGGGCAACGTGGATATCCTTGTCAACAATGCAGGGATTACCCGTGATAATCTGATCATGCGCATGAAAGAAGAGGAATTTGATCAGGTGATCGAAACCAATCTCAAAGGGGTGTTTAACTGCCTTAAGGCGGTTACGCGTCCAATGATGAAGCAGCGGTCTGGTAGAATCATCAATATCTCCTCTGTTGTGGGTGTGCTCGGAAATGCTGGACAAGCAAACTATGTCGCTGCCAAGGCAGGGGTCATCGGTTTGACGAAAGCATCTGCACGTGAGCTTGCCTCCCGCGGCATCACAGTGAACTGCGTTGCACCAGGATTTATTGAGACCGATATGACGAAGGAATTGTCTCAGGAGATCGTGGACAACATGCTGAACGGTATTCCGTTAGCCCGTCTGGGCCAGCCGGATGAAATTGCCGGTGTTGTCACTTTCCTGGCTTCAGAAGCTTCATCTTATATGACAGGGCAGACACTGCATGTTGATGGTGGTATGTACATGTAATTCTTCCCGGACTTGAACTATAGTCGGGGAACAGGCGCTGGACGATCCGAAATGCCGGAAAAAGGCCGGGTTCCCCGGCCGGGAGCCGCATATGTCTTCTATGGCATTTTGCCTGCGATTCTCGTATAATACCAAGGAGGAGGTGAACCGGATGTCCGATGTATTGGAGCGTGTAAAACGCATCGTCGTCGACCGCTTGGGCGCAGACGAAGCTGAAGTTACACTTGAAGCATCTTTCAAAGAAGATTTAGGTGCTGATTCTTTGGATGTAGTGGAATTGGTCATGGAATTGGAAGATGAATTCGATTTGGAAATCTCTGATGAAGATGCAGAAAAAATTACGACCGTAGGTGAAGTTGTAAACTACATACAATCTCATACCTAAAGTCAATTCAGTCCCGCACCTGTTTTCGAACAGGCGGGACTTCTCATCATTCATTGGTTTTTCTCATTCCGCATGCGGCGCTGGTCAAAAAGGATCTTAGGGTCCTGCTTGGCTAAACGTCTGCTTGCGGATATTCCCACAAAATACTTGCGTAATGCAGTCGATATAGAGGTGAGTCGGTTTGAAACAAAGAGTTGTAATTACCGGAATGGGCGTAATGACATCGCTCGGAAAAGATTTGGAAACGTTCTGGGGCAGTTTAATGGCAGGCAAGTCCGGAATCTCTCAGATTGAGGCATTTGATGTAAGTGAATACACCACTCAAATTGCAGCCGAGATCAAGGATTTCAACCCGGAAGAATACATGGATCGCAAAGATGCACGTAAGATGGATCGCTTTGTTCAGTTCGCTGTAGCAGCTGGCTTCAAAGCCGTTGAAGACAGTGGATTGAAAATTGACGAGAACATTGATGCCGAGCGTTTTGGTGTGTCGATCGGATCGGGTATCGGTGGATTGGGTACTTGGGAGGACCAACATAATGCATTGTTGCAAAAAGGTCCCAAACGTGTAAGCCCGTTCTTCATTCCGATGATGATCTCCAACATGGCCTCAGGTCAGATGTCGATTTCTCTCGGGGCGAAAGGTCCTAACATCAACGTGGTAACGGCATGTGCTACAGGAACCCACTCTATTGGTGATTCCTTCAAGCTGATTGCAAACGGTGATGCGGATGCGATGATTTGTGGCGGTGCGGAAGCAACTATTAGACCAACCGGTTTGGCTGGTTTCTGTGCAATGCGTGCCATGTCTACACGTAATGATGATCCGGCCAAGTCGAGCCGTCCTTTTGATACTGAACGTGACGGGTTTGTTATGGGCGAGGGCGCGGGTATTTTGATTCTTGAATCCCTTGAACATGCTCAAAAACGTGGTGCTCGCATTTATGGCGAAGTGATTGGTTACGGTCTCACTGGTGATGCACATCACATGACGGAGCCTGATCCGGACGGAGCAGCTCGTTGTATGAAGATGGCTCTGCGTAATGCTGGAATTGAACCAGAAGAAGTGGATTATATCAATGCACACGGTACATCAACACCTGTAGGTGACAGATCCGAAACGCTTGCGATCAAAAAGGCCTTTGGCGATCATGCGTACAAGCTTGCGGTGAGTTCCACCAAATCAATGACAGGTCATATGCTTGGTGCTGCTGGTGGTGTGGAAGCCGTAATCTGCGGATTGTCGCTGACACATCAGACGCTTGCTCCAACAATCAACCTGGAAAATCAGGACCCGGAATGTGATTTGGATTATGTGCCGAATGTTCCGCGTCAAACTAAAGTCAATATTGCCATGTCCAATTCATTTGGTTTCGGCGGTCACAATGCCACCATTATTCTCAAAAAATTTGAAGCATAAGGGGCTAGTTCGTTTGAGTGAAGATCTGAAGCAGTTACAACACAAACTTCAAATCAAATTTGACAACCGGCAGCTTTTAAAACAAGCGTTTACCCATGCTTCCTATGTAAACGAACACCGGTTCAGTCAGCATCAGGATAACGAACGTCTGGAGTTTCTGGGCGATGCGGTACTGGAACTGACTGTATCGGAATACTTGTATCACTTGTTTCCTAACCGGCCGGAGGGTGAGTTAACTAAGCTGCGGGCATCCATTGTCTGCGAGCCTTCCCTCGTCAAATTTGCTGAAGCGTTGGGTTTTGGGCAGTATGTACTTCTTGGTAAAGGTGAGGAACTGACGGGAGGACGAACTAGACCGGCTTTATTAGCGGATGTGTTTGAATCTTTCATCGGTGCATTATATCTGGATCAGGGATTGGCGCCTGTCCGGACATTTCTGGATCAGCATGTATTTCCGTTGATCGTTCTGGGCAGTAAGCTGCAGATGAGCGATTACAAAACGGAATTGCAGGAACTCACTCAACATCACAATATGGGAGCTCTGGAATACCGTATTGTTGAGGAACGGGGCCCTGCCCATGAACGGGAGTTTGTCTCCGAGGTCCATATGGGACAAGAACGGCTTGGCAGAGGTACGGGACGTTCCAAAAAGGAAGCCGAGCAGCAGGCTGCATCCGCAGCACTGGATCGACTGAAGCTTCCGGAAGCCTGAGCTTTACCGTAAGCGCATAGACAAACGAAGAGCAAAGAGCAGCCCGCGGGTCCGCCTGGCGGAATTTATCGGCCGGACTGCTTTTTGCTCTTTTTTTTGTAAAGGGGTTCAGGGCTAGCTGCTCCTGTTAGTTTAACTATAGAAGTTGAACCTGAGTTTTACACCGAAACGGAGAGGACAGAAATAACCTGAAGAAGCGAAGCGTTCGCCTTTATCCCCGGATTTTCCCTTTTTAAAAGGAATCAAAAAAATCTGGGGATAACAGCGATCGGAAGGTTGTTCTGTCATCGAAGTGGCAAGTGTAAATAGGCGCGGAATGCAACATTTGAAATTTGCAAGAGGAGGTGACGGGAAACCCTATGTTTCTGAAACGGATTGAACTGGGTGGATTCAAGTCATTCGCCGACAAAACGGAATTGGAATTCGTTCGTGGCATAACCGCTGTTGTGGGCCCGAACGGAAGTGGAAAAAGTAATATTTCCGACGGCATACGTTGGGTTCTTGGGGAACAAAGTGCCAAATCACTGCGTGGCGGCAAGATGGAAGATATCATTTTTGCCGGTAGTGATGCACGGAAAGCTGTTAATTATGGTGAAGTTTCGTTGACGCTGGATAACGAAGATCATGCGCTTGCTTTGGATTTTGGTGAAGTAACGGTAACGCGTCGTGTACACCGCAGCGGAGACAGTGAGTATTTTATCAACAAGCAGTCGTGTCGTTTGAAGGATATTACGGAATTGTTTATGGATACCGGGATCGGCAAGGAAGCTTACTCGATTATTGGACAGGGACGAATCGAAGAGATTCTGAGTACCCGTTCAGAGGATCGCAGGGGGATCTTTGAAGAGGCATCAGGTATTGTTAAATATAAATCTCGCAAACGGGATGCTACTCGCAAACTGGATGAGACGGAGCAGAATTTATTGCGCATTCATGATCTGGTTACTGAGCTGGAAGATCAGATTGGTCCGTTGAAGGAACAATCGGAGAAAGCAATCCATTACAAGGAATTGCGTGGACAGCTGAAGTCTCAGGAAATCTCCATGTATGTGTATCAGATTGAACAGATCCACGCTTCCTGGAGCAAAGCAAACCAACGGCTTGAGTCGTTGAAACAGGAGGAAGTTGGACTCGCGGCCATCGTATCCACTCATGATGCCAAGCTGGAAAGTGACCGAATGGCACTGCGTACGCTGGAAACAGAGACGGAACAGCTGCAATCGGCTTTATTGCAATTCAGTGAAGCAACGGAGAAGAGCGAAGGTCTCGGGGAACTGCTTAAGGAGCGTTCACGTCATCTGCAGACGAACCAGGAACAGCTTAAAGTGACGCTTGCAGCGAGTGAAGAGAGACATCGGGAGCGTGAAGCTGAGTTACTTGCATTACGCGAAAAGTTTGCCAAGCTTGAGCTTGAACTGAGTGACGTGAGAAATCGCCTGTCCGAGGAAGAGGCCAAACTCATCGGTGTCACTGGCGGCATTAGCCAACAGCAGGAAGAGAGCCTCAAGGGCAATTTGCTTGAACTGATGAATCAGATGGCTCAGACACGAAACGAAATTCGTTACGCGGACCAACAGAAAGAAACGCTGGAACGCCGAATGAATCGCGCGACTGAGGAATCCGGCAAGTGGGAAGGCCAAAAGGAAACGCTGGAGGCCCGCAAGTCGGAGATTGAAAAAAAGGTCATTCGTTTGGGTAAGGAAATCAGTGATCTGCGCGGTGGTTATATTACGGAAAGTGAACGTCTCCAATCGTTGCAGAAACTGCTCGAAGAAAGCCGGGGAACTGTCCGTAAATGGGAGCAGAAGCGTGAAGCCCAGGTCTCACGTCGCGATACAATGAAAGAAATGCAGGATGATTTTGACGGTTTCATGCTGGGGGTCAAAGAAGTTCTTAAGGCATCACGCAAAGGTACACTGAACGGGGTTCATGGAGCGGTTGCAGAGCTCGTTAAAGTGCCTGAGAAGATCGAGCTTGCGGTAGAGACAGCGATGGGCGCTTCCCTGCAGCATGTTGTCATGGAGAATGAATCGGTTTCCAGACAGGCGATCGCTTTTCTGAAACAACGTCAATTGGGCAGAGCTACGTTCCTCCCGCTGGATGTTATTCGTGCACGTACCATTGGTTCGGGTGAACGTTCGATGATCGAAGGCATGGATGGTTTTGTGGGAATTGGTGCGGAACTCGTACAATACGAATCCCGATATAATGCGATCATTGGAAGTCTGCTTGGAAATGTCATTATTGCTGAGAAGCTGGAGGATGCCAACAAGATCGCAGCTCGCTGCCAATATCGTTTCCGGGTTGTAACCCTGGAAGGCGATGTGGTTAATGCGGGTGGTTCGATGACTGGTGGTAGCCAGCACAAGAAAAATGGTAGTCTGCTCAGTCGCAAACGGCAGCTGGATCAGTTGGACCAGGATATTTTGGATACCGAAAATCAGATCGTAAAACTGCATCGCAGTGTGGATGATGTGAAAACTCAACTGGAGCAGTGCCAGGACAAGCTGGACGAGCTGCGTCAGTCCGGAGACGACACCCGGAATGCAGAACAGCAGGCTTCAATGGAAATGAAGCAGGTTGAGCATGAGCTGCGTCACGTACTGGAACAGGTTGCCGTAGCGGGTCAGGAAAAGAGCGGATTTACTGAAGAAATCAAAGAGATGGATACAGCCCGCGATGTTGCTGTCAAGAAACTGGAGCAGCTTGAGGAAGAAGAGAAGGCGACCCATCGTGCCATTCATGCCGCAGAATTTGCACGTAAAGCGAATGAATCCGCGAAGGAGGAATTGCAGA includes:
- the fabG gene encoding 3-oxoacyl-[acyl-carrier-protein] reductase, which produces MSKPLQGKNALVTGASRGIGRSIALALAEAGANVAVNYAGSQAAAEEVAEAIRAKGVQAITIQANVGQMDEAEQMVKATIEAWGNVDILVNNAGITRDNLIMRMKEEEFDQVIETNLKGVFNCLKAVTRPMMKQRSGRIINISSVVGVLGNAGQANYVAAKAGVIGLTKASARELASRGITVNCVAPGFIETDMTKELSQEIVDNMLNGIPLARLGQPDEIAGVVTFLASEASSYMTGQTLHVDGGMYM
- the acpP gene encoding acyl carrier protein, producing MSDVLERVKRIVVDRLGADEAEVTLEASFKEDLGADSLDVVELVMELEDEFDLEISDEDAEKITTVGEVVNYIQSHT
- the fabF gene encoding beta-ketoacyl-ACP synthase II, which gives rise to MKQRVVITGMGVMTSLGKDLETFWGSLMAGKSGISQIEAFDVSEYTTQIAAEIKDFNPEEYMDRKDARKMDRFVQFAVAAGFKAVEDSGLKIDENIDAERFGVSIGSGIGGLGTWEDQHNALLQKGPKRVSPFFIPMMISNMASGQMSISLGAKGPNINVVTACATGTHSIGDSFKLIANGDADAMICGGAEATIRPTGLAGFCAMRAMSTRNDDPAKSSRPFDTERDGFVMGEGAGILILESLEHAQKRGARIYGEVIGYGLTGDAHHMTEPDPDGAARCMKMALRNAGIEPEEVDYINAHGTSTPVGDRSETLAIKKAFGDHAYKLAVSSTKSMTGHMLGAAGGVEAVICGLSLTHQTLAPTINLENQDPECDLDYVPNVPRQTKVNIAMSNSFGFGGHNATIILKKFEA
- the rnc gene encoding ribonuclease III; amino-acid sequence: MSEDLKQLQHKLQIKFDNRQLLKQAFTHASYVNEHRFSQHQDNERLEFLGDAVLELTVSEYLYHLFPNRPEGELTKLRASIVCEPSLVKFAEALGFGQYVLLGKGEELTGGRTRPALLADVFESFIGALYLDQGLAPVRTFLDQHVFPLIVLGSKLQMSDYKTELQELTQHHNMGALEYRIVEERGPAHEREFVSEVHMGQERLGRGTGRSKKEAEQQAASAALDRLKLPEA
- the smc gene encoding chromosome segregation protein SMC; the protein is MFLKRIELGGFKSFADKTELEFVRGITAVVGPNGSGKSNISDGIRWVLGEQSAKSLRGGKMEDIIFAGSDARKAVNYGEVSLTLDNEDHALALDFGEVTVTRRVHRSGDSEYFINKQSCRLKDITELFMDTGIGKEAYSIIGQGRIEEILSTRSEDRRGIFEEASGIVKYKSRKRDATRKLDETEQNLLRIHDLVTELEDQIGPLKEQSEKAIHYKELRGQLKSQEISMYVYQIEQIHASWSKANQRLESLKQEEVGLAAIVSTHDAKLESDRMALRTLETETEQLQSALLQFSEATEKSEGLGELLKERSRHLQTNQEQLKVTLAASEERHREREAELLALREKFAKLELELSDVRNRLSEEEAKLIGVTGGISQQQEESLKGNLLELMNQMAQTRNEIRYADQQKETLERRMNRATEESGKWEGQKETLEARKSEIEKKVIRLGKEISDLRGGYITESERLQSLQKLLEESRGTVRKWEQKREAQVSRRDTMKEMQDDFDGFMLGVKEVLKASRKGTLNGVHGAVAELVKVPEKIELAVETAMGASLQHVVMENESVSRQAIAFLKQRQLGRATFLPLDVIRARTIGSGERSMIEGMDGFVGIGAELVQYESRYNAIIGSLLGNVIIAEKLEDANKIAARCQYRFRVVTLEGDVVNAGGSMTGGSQHKKNGSLLSRKRQLDQLDQDILDTENQIVKLHRSVDDVKTQLEQCQDKLDELRQSGDDTRNAEQQASMEMKQVEHELRHVLEQVAVAGQEKSGFTEEIKEMDTARDVAVKKLEQLEEEEKATHRAIHAAEFARKANESAKEELQTQLTELKVREGKLDQERFSNEEQLRRLEREVDSLVKDLRQNRTLLASMEADLKKTETESVKQIEDLNQYKLKKAESAQELDFKRAARSELSKKLELAESETKEQRTQLKAVEEQMRQTEISVNRLDVELENILRKLMDEYELGYELAKERYPVPEDVESTQAEVQKLKRSIAALGDVNLGAIEEFQRVNERYEFLSTQKNDLVEAKTTLYQVIREMEDEMAKRFKATFDAIRREFGTVFTKLFGGGRADLVLMDPERLLETGIDIVAQPPGKKLQNLQLLSGGERALTAMALLFAILHVKPVPFCVLDEVEAALDEANVVRFAQYLREFSEQTQFIVVTHRKGTMEEADVLYGVTMEEGGVSKLVSVKLEDEEAVIA